Proteins encoded in a region of the Ranitomeya imitator isolate aRanImi1 chromosome 9, aRanImi1.pri, whole genome shotgun sequence genome:
- the FOXF1 gene encoding forkhead box protein F1, which translates to MTAEIQQPPAQTPAQSSPMSAAADKHSGQASVMESASCATKTKKTNAGIRRPEKPPYSYIALIVMAIQSSPTKRLTLSEIYQFLQSRFPFFRGSYQGWKNSVRHNLSLNECFIKLPKGLGRPGKGHYWTIDPASEFMFEEGSFRRRPRGFRRKCQALKPMYSMMNGLGFNHIPDTYSFQGSAGTISCPPNSLALDSGIGMMNGHLSSNVDGMGLSGHPHLAANGAHSYMGSCTGSTGGDYSHHDSGSPLLGGGAVMEPHSVYTSPASAWAPTSTALSGGAPYIKQQPLSPCNSANNPLSSSLSSHSLDQPYLHQNSHNSASDLQGVPRYHSQSPSMNDRKEFVFSFNAMASSMHGGSGSYYHQQVSYQDIKPCVM; encoded by the exons aTGACAGCAGAGATCCAGCAGCCCCCAGCCCAGACCCCTGCACAGAGCAGCCCCATGTCAGCAGCTGCAGACAAGCACAGCGGCcaagcctctgtcatggaatctgcTTCCTGCGCCACCAAGACCAAAAAGACCAACGCCGGCATCAGGAGGCCGGAGAAGCCCCCCtactcctacatcgccctgatcgtCATGGCCATCCAGAGCTCGCCCACCAAGCGGCTGACCCTCAGTGAGATCTACCAGTTCCTACAGAGCCGCTTCCCCTTCTTCAGAGGGTCCTACCAGGGCTGGAAGAACTCGGTCAGGCACAACCTGTCCCTCAACGAATGCTTCATCAAGCTGCCCAAGGGCCTTGGCAGACCCGGGAAAGGGCACTACTGGACCATCGACCCCGCCAGCGAGTTCATGTTTGAGGAAGGGTCTTTCAGGAGGAGACCGAGGGGCTTCAGAAGAAAATGCCAAGCGCTGAAGCCCATGTACAGTATGATGAATGGCCTGGGGTTCAACCACATCCCAGACACCTACAGCTTCCAGGGGTCTGCAGGGACCATCTCCTGCCCACCCAACAGCCTGGCACTGGACAGTGGCATAGGGATGATGAACGGTCACTTATCCAGTAACGTGGATGGGATGGGGCTGAGCGGACACCCGCACCTGGCTGCCAATGGTGCCCACTCCTACATGGGCAGCTGCACAGGGTCCACAGGGGGAGACTATTCCCACCATGACTCTGGCTCTCCTCTCCTGGGTGGGGGAGCAGTAATGGAGCCTCATTCCGTCTACACGAGTCCTGCGTCTGCCTGGGCACCAACCTCTACTGCCCTGTCTGGAGGTGCCCCCTATATCAAGCAGCAGCCCCTCTCACCCTGCAACTCTGCCAACAACCCCCTGTCCTCcagcctctcctcacactccttggATCAGCCATACCTGCACCAGAACAGCCACAACTCAGCGTCAGACCTCCAAG GTGTGCCCAGGTATCACTCCCAGTCCCCCAGCATGAACGACAGGAAGGAGTTTGTCTTCTCCTTTAATGCCATGGCCTCCTCCATGCACGGGGGCAGCGGCTCCTACTACCACCAGCAGGTCAGCTACCAGGACATCAAGCCCTGTGTGATGTGA